The following are encoded together in the Daucus carota subsp. sativus chromosome 5, DH1 v3.0, whole genome shotgun sequence genome:
- the LOC135152901 gene encoding uncharacterized protein LOC135152901, with translation MEKDWISKERDSLEYEVGVEKFLICAEQNCKNPKKIPCPCCKCVNFKKFPVKIIRGHLYENGFSLGYIDWIWHGGKAGISSAGSTLPPQEEEHNAEAFLTAFEAASEAVAASEAVAAGASEAAAVCEAAYRNPGDNSGGDEYDKDSHDFKRFVVDAQQPLFEGSDCTKLDSMLKLQNWKARYGVSDSAFNDLLSTVGSFLPQDNTLPVNSYEAKKTLSNLGLEYTKFHACPNECVLYRGVYETASECPKCKLSRWKVGKDGRERYKVPAKVMWYFPVIPRFKRMFKSSSTAELLTWHSTNQRIQDGQMRHPADSPSWRNIDYRWPAFGSEPRNLRLALAADGINPHNNGLTNRYSCWPVTLVTYNLPPWLCMKRKFMMLTILVSGPHEPGNNIDVFLQPLVDDLKKLWEEGEPNVYDAFTKSFFTLRAALLWTINDFPAYGNLSGCVNKGYLGCPVCGDDTVAKYLPYSRKICYQGHRRYLPRHHPYRKNKVAFNGQQEFGQPRPPLSGQEVLEQQENIKFSFGNEVKKSKKVDCAWKKKSVFFELEYWKFHYVRHCLDIMHVEKNVCDSLIGTLLNLKFKSKDSEASRLDMMDMGVRTDLAPEQGVKKTYLPPSCFTLTKAEKREVLKSLSSMKLPYGHSSNIRNCVSMADLKIFGMKSHDCHVLLQQLLPVAIRSVLPKNVRVSIIRLCFFFNTLCNKIVDVSKLDKLQADVVLTLCELEKIFPPSFFDIMIHLIVHLVRELRLCGPVFYRWMYPFERFNKVLKSYVRNRYFPEGCIAEAYLKEESVEFCAEFSRNSFTTAGLPKDQGKLSGPLSAATIKSVEEKERDEAHLHVLLNNSEVFPYIKMHKELLEKLYEGKKKSIQWMIGEHNRLFADWFQNKVITELNEKVEGVSETIRWLAGKPSFNVLTFDGYLVDGIRYFTEERDNARVVQNSGVSLVAKTVQVSSAKDLNPVESDMTFYGRIQDIWELDYHSFKAPLFLCKWADCDRGVKADELGFTLVDLSRQGHKNDKYVSVHQVKQVFYVEDPVDSKWSVVLTSTNRDYHEIYNDDDLGDTILENPPFCSNIPIVDPGVDDDEESNAGNKRKDGEGIWLKK, from the exons ATGGAGAAAGATTGGATTTCGAAAGAGAGGGATTCGTTGGAGTATGAAGTCGGGGTTGAAAAGTTTTTGATTTGCGCCGAGCAAAACTgtaaaaatcctaaaaaaataCCTTGCCCCTGCTGCAAATGTGtcaatttcaagaaatttccggtAAAAATAATAAGGGGTCATCTTTACGAAAACGGTTTCAGTCTCGGGTATATTGATTGGATTTGGCACGGAGGCAAGGCTGGTATTTCGTCTGCCGGTAGCACACTGCCCCCTCAGGAAGAGGAGCATAATGCAGAAGCATTTCTTACAGCCTTTGAAGCCGCATCGGAAGCGGTTGCTGCATCAGAAGCGGTGGCTGCTGGTGCTTCAGAAGCTGCTGCAGTTTGTGAAGCAGCATATCGTAATCCGGGGGATAATTCGGGGGGTGATGAGTACGATAAAGACTCGCATGATTTTAAGAGGTTTGTTGTCGATGCtcaacaacctttatttgagGGCAGCGACTGCACAAAATTAGATTCAATGTTGAAATTACAGAACTGGAAAGCGAGATATGGTGTTAGTGATAGTGCGTTCAATGATCTGCTCTCGACAGTTGGCTCATTCCTACCTCAGGATAATACATTACCTGTTAACTCATACGAAGCAAAAAAAACTCTTTCGAATTTAGGCCTTGAGTATACAAAATTCCACGCGTGTCCCAATGAATGTGTTCTATACAGGGGTGTATATGAGACTGCTTCGGAGTGTCCAAAGTGCAAGCTTTCACGCTGGAAGGTGGGTAAGGATGGTAGAGAACGGTATAAAGTCCCGGCAAAAGTTATGTGGTACTTTCCGGTCATTCCAAGATTTAAACGGATGTTTAAATCTTCTTCGACAGCTGAGTTGTTGACATGGCATTCCACCAACCAAAGAATTCAGGATGGACAGATGCGCCATCCTGCCGACTCACCTTCTTGGCGGAATATCGATTACAGGTGGCCTGCCTTCGGAAGTGAGCCAAGAAATCTTCGACTAGCTTTGGCGGCTGATGGTATCAACCCACATAACAATGGGCTGACCAATCGTTATTCTTGTTGGCCGGTAACATTGGTAACATATAATCTTCCTCCGTGGTTATGTATGAAGAGGAAATTTATGATGTTAACTATATTAGTCTCCGGTCCACATGAACCAGGTAACAACATTGATGTGTTCTTACAACCGTTAGTTGATGATTTGAAAAAGCTTTGGGAAGAAGGTGAACCGAATGTATATGATGCCTTCACAAAATCTTTTTTCACTTTAAGGGCGGCTTTGTTATGGACGATTAATGATTTCCCGGCGTATGGTAATTTGTCTGGATGTGTCAACAAGGGTTATTTGGGTTGTCCAGTGTGTGGTGATGATACCGTTGCTAAGTACTTGCCTTATAGTAGGAAAATATGTTACCAAGGTCATCGTCGGTATTTACCTAGACATCATCCATACAGGAAGAATAAAGTAGCCTTTAACGGTCAACaagagtttgggcagcccaggCCACCTCTTTCTGGACAAGAGGTGTTAGAACAACaagaaaacattaaattttcttttggaaATGAAGTAAAGAAGTCGAAGAAGGTGGACTGTGCTTGGAAGAAGAAGTCAGTATTTTTTGAGTTAGAATACTGGAAATTCCATTATGTTCGTCACTGCCTTGATATTATGCACGTGGAGAAAAATGTCTGCGATAGTCTAATTGGGACGTTATTGAATTTAAAGTTCAAGTCCAAAGATAGCGAGGCGTCTCGTCTTGATATGATGGACATGGGGGTTAGGACTGATTTAGCTCCAGAACAAGGAGTCAAAAAAACTTATCTGCCTCCTTCCTGTTTTACTCTAACAAAAGCAGAAAAAAGAGAAGTGTTGAAGTCACTATCATCAATGAAGCTGCCATATGGGCATTCCTCAAACATCAGAAATTGTGTATCCATGGCAGATTTAAAGATATTTGGGATGAAGTCTCATGACTGCCATGTACTTCTTCAACAATTACTCCCTGTAGCTATTCGTTCGGTGCTTCCGAAGAATGTTAGAGTTAGCATAATAAGGCTTTGCTTCTTTTTCAACACTCTGTGCAACAAAATTGTTGACGTGTCAAAACTTGATAAATTGCAAGCCGATGTGGTATTAACCTTATGTGAGCTCGAGAAAATATTCCCCCCCTCTTTTTTCGATATAATGATACATCTAATAGTGCACCTGGTCAGGGAATTACGTTTATGTGGACCGGTTTTCTATAGATGGATGTACCCATTTGAGCGTTTTAATAAAGTGTTGAAAAGTTATGTGCGAAACCGTTATTTTCCGGAAGGCTGTATAGCCGAAGCAtatttgaaagaagaatctgTAGAATTCTGTGCAGAGTTCTCTAGAAATAGTTTCACAACTGCTGGTCTGCCGAAGGACCAAGGCAAACTTTCTGGTCCACTTTCGGCTGCAACAATAAAATCTGTTGAAGAGAAAGAACGAGATGAGGCGCATTTACACGTCCTCTTAAACAACAGTGAAGTGTTTCCATATATTAA GATGCATAAGGAGTTGCTTGAAAAACTTTATGAGGGAAAGAAAAAGTCTATTCAGTGGATGATTGGGGAGCATAATAGGTTGTTTGCTGATTGGTTTCAGAACAAAGTTATTACTGAATTAAATGAGAAAGTCGAAGGTGTTTCAGAAACGATAAGGTGGCTAGCAGGCAAACcatcatttaatgttttaacTTTTGATGGGTATTTAGTTGATGGGATCCGATACTTCACAGAGGAACGAGACAATGCTAGGGTTGTTCAAAATAGTGGAGTCTCTTTAGTTGCTAAAACTGTCCAAGTTTCGAGTGCTAAGGATTTAAATCCCGTAGAAAGTGATATGACATTTTATGGGAGGATTCAAGATATTTGGGAACTAGATTACCACTCATTTAAAGCCCCGTTGTTCTTGTGCAAATGGGCTGACTGTGACAGAGGCGTCAAGGCTGACGAACTTGGCTTCACACTTGTGGACCTTAGTCGACAAGGCCACAAGAATGACAAATATGTGTCTGTGCATCAAGTGAAACAAGTTTTCTACGTGGAAGATCCCGTTGATTCTAAATGGTCAGTCGTATTGACCTCAACAAACAGAGATTATCACGAGATCTACAATGATGATGATCTTGGAGATACGATCTTGGAGAACCCCCCATTCTGCTCTAACATCCCCATAGTTGATCCTGGTGTTGATGACGACGAAGAGTCTAATGCTGGCAATAAAAGAAAGGATGGCGAGGGAATCTGGCTGAAGAAGTGA
- the LOC135152588 gene encoding uncharacterized protein LOC135152588, whose amino-acid sequence MTEVERVHKAFNSVKPKDSVPPRFRVLYKFASTVMKESGNSIPVPCDFEIFGIERTIYLLEENVLALLEFRMIGQSAISTYMAYLYSLFRDTPSRDLSAMFSFLHPSTYKLNDEFNDYVVQRLKDGVLRMNFLPFNYNLHWILIVFWESEIFILNPLPHYPHPQDLEKALMRAVRSFNAQEGRVNKNPKVKNVLGCPKQPGGTECGYVVMRYMKDLVADEEMKLLDKWALKSRKTYTREELDVVRYETLDYIQSIM is encoded by the exons ATGACTGAGGTGGAGAGAGTGCATAAAGCATTTAATTCTGTGAAGCCAAAGGACAGTGTGCCTCCTCGTTTTAGGGTGTTGTACAAATTTGCATCGACAGTCATGAAGGAAAGTGGAAACTCAATACCGGTTCCAtgtgattttgaaatttttggaatTGAACGAACGATTTATCTACTTGAAGAGAATGTACTTGCATTGCTAGAGTTTAGAATGATTGGACAGTCTGCTATATCAACATACATGGC gTATTTGTATTCATTGTTTCGGGATACGCCGAGTAGAGATTTGTCAGCgatgttttcttttcttcatccgTCCACGTACAAGCTCAATGATGAATTTAATGATTATGTTGTGCAAAGGCTGAAAGACGGAGTTCTTCGCATGAACTTTTTGCCTTTTAACTACAA TTTGCATTGGATATTGATTGTGTTTTGGGAGTCAGAAATTTTCATCCTTAATCCATTGCCTCATTATCCACATCCCCAGGACCTTGAAAAGGCTTTAATGCG AGCAGTGAGATCTTTTAATGCCCAGGAAGGACGGGTAAACAAGAATCCCAAAGTTAAAAACGTTCTA GGCTGCCCTAAACAACCAGGCGGTACAGAATGTGGATATGTGGTCATGCGTTATATGAAAGATTTAGTTGCGGACGAGGAGATGAAGCTGCTAGACAAG TGGGCTTTAAAGAGTCGCAAGACTTATACAAGGGAGGAGCTTGACGTCGTTCGCTATGAGACGCTTGATTATATCCAATCCATCATGTAG
- the LOC135152587 gene encoding uncharacterized protein LOC135152587, translating into MVKKEKRAKEQSKESLDEKKHINESPALLEENPGIPEPDPVTPADTIVSRQTGPQPTESSTQSKKRSSGAARGVCAMHKVVMKKAKGEKLNLRFNQVAVPVGDERHKLQSYIGMLARTMVPIDIPSWPKVDPELKEKIWNDLEDTFELIPESRKRILQSAGAKWRNFKAKLTAEYVLPYVGQKKKLQKPPKQYAFVGKKAWRRFVAVRVTKDWQEENRKQSERVGKRKYPHRVSRKGYIGLEEEEIRSGRLEPAERPDRAIMWKNARKPNDGNISPKLKKKIEQIDSLLEKQQNGEFKPDGTKDVLTTVLETPEHAGRVRGVGNFIPPTVYFDLPKKSRNHITKEQFHNLELQIAELKALIAGGNYQNSPIHQNSEKASCPGAVKEQDQEQKTRKQPVAKKLMADELMTDEDKEGADLVIIPPPGPPEQKGPRKCELAVDNIDNKVAFGVVFDEEDGLSTSVHGVPLQPGFVRVSVDGSIQDDALVPVPVIGEIETVHQAIGSHLAWPKDMISYISSTGSEVYNLNKQFKF; encoded by the exons ATGGtaaagaaagagaaaagagcTAAAGAACAGTCTAAAGAATCCTTGGATGAGAAGAAGCACATAAATGAATCCCCAGCTCTCCTGGAAGAGAATCCAGGAATACCAGAGCCTGACCCCGTTACTCCAGCGGACACCATTGTTTCCCGCCAGACGGGTCCACAACCCACAGAAAGTAGTACACAATCTAAAAAAAGGTCATCTGGAGCAGCACGAGGTGTTTGTGCTATGCACAAAGTGGTGATGAAGAAAGCGAAGGGAGAGAAATTGAATTTACGGTTCAATCAAGTTGCAGTTCCAGTTGGAGACGAACGGCACAAACTGCAGTCCTATATAGGCATGCTAGCAAGGACAATGGTGCCAATCGACATTCCAAGTTGGCCAAAGGTTGACCCTgaattaaaagagaaaatatgGAATGATCTTGAG GATACATTCGAGCTGATTCCTGAAAGTCGGAAGAGGATTCTACAGTCGGCAGGCGCAAAATGGAGAAATTTCAAGGCTAAATTGACAGCGGAATATGTGTTGCCTTATGTTGGACAGAAGAAGAAGCTACAGAAGCCACCAAAACAATATGCTTTTGTCGGTAAGAAAGCATGGAGACGATTCGTTGCAGTTAGAGTCACAAAAGATTGGCAG GAAGAGAATAGAAAACAGAGTGAGAGAGTGGGAAAACGGAAATATCCACACCGAGTGTCAAGAAAAGGATACATCGGattggaagaagaagaa atacgGTCAGGGAGGTTGGAGCCTGCTGAAAGGCCAGATAGGGCAATTATGTGGAAAAATGCCCGTAAGCCAAATGACGGGAATATTAGCCCAaaactgaaaaagaaaattgaacAAATT gATTCGTTACTCGAAAAGCAGCAAAATGGTGAATTCAAGCCGGATGGAACTAAGGATGTGCTCACCACTGTATTGGAAACTCCCGAGCATGCGGGAAGGGTTCGTGGGGTTGGAAACTTCATACCTCCAACTGTGTACTTCGACTTGCCGAAAAAGTCGAGGAATCACATTACCAAAGAGCAATTTCATAATCTTGAGTTGCAAATTGCTGAGTTGAAAGCTTTGATTGCTGGGGGCAATTATCAAAATTCACCAATTCATCAAAATTCCGAGAAAGCAAGTTGTCCAGGGGCGGTGAAAGAACAAGACCAAGAACAAAAGACCAGAAAGCAACCTGTTGCAAAAAAACTGATGGCAGATGAATTGATGACCGATGAGGATAAAGAGGGTGCTGATTTGGTTATTATTCCTCCTCCTGGTCCTCCGGAACAAAAG GGTCCTCGCAAATGTGAACTGGCAGTGGACAACATCGATAATAAGGTAGCTTTTGGTGTTGTTTTTGATGAGGAAGATGGATTAAGTACATCGGTTCATGGAGTGCCTCTACAACCAGGATTTGTTCGTGTTAGTGTGGACGGAAGCATTCAGGATGATGCTTTGGTGCCTGTTCCTGTAATTGGTGAGATAGAAACCGTCCACCAAGCCATCGGTTCTCATTTAGCATGGCCCAAAGACATGATCAGCTACATCTCCAGTACTGGATCGGaggtatataatttaaataaacagTTTAAATTTTGa